One region of Desulfovibrio legallii genomic DNA includes:
- the mgtA gene encoding magnesium-translocating P-type ATPase encodes MYRSQGPRQRLKADPKILTTRAATKCAKNSGHYRFGRAAGRPAPAATPQQIREAAARLAAAAVAAPAAVLQSVGSAPDGLAAVQIPARRQHYGANVLAVKNRDGLGRRLCRSFINPFSAVLLVLACVSFITDYLLAAAGEKDLTAVLIVAGMVLASGTLHFVQEARSGNALARLEGMVKTTIAVLREGRERELPIAALVVGDVVRLAAGDMIPADMRVVKAKDLFVSQASLTGESGPVEKFAQALPADPARQSPLDCDNLVFLGSNVLSGAAHGVVLAVGGATLFGSLARQLSVTAAPTSFDTGLTSVSWLLLRLMACMAPVVFLLNGLTKGDWVEAAVFALSVAVGLTPEMLPTVVSANLVRGAVFMARKKVIVRRLNAIQNLGAMDVLCTDKTGTLTQDRIILEYSRDIHGNDDDNVLRCAFLNSWLQTGLKNLLDAAVVSHAEEKRMQDLRQGCRLVDEMPFDFSRRRMSVVVENQGGNRQIITKGALEEMLGVCAWARDKGADVPLTPELRREIAAHVRRCNADGLRVVAVAVRAVEAAPRAYTVADEREMTLLGFLAFLDPPKESAARAVSALEAHGVRVKVLTGDNDAVTRSVCRQVGLPDRRALLGADLEGMDAAALSRAVEEADIFAKLNPLQKARIVACLRGNGHVVGFMGDGINDAPAMKNADVAVSVDTAVDVARESAGVILLEKDLTVLEAGVMEGRRTYVNILKYIKITVSSNFGNMLSVLTASLLLPFLPMTPLQILVLNLLYDLSCTAMPWDNVDADMLARPSVWNRGGIQSFMLWFGPVSSLFDLCTFALLFWVICPAAIGGGWAGLDPGGRAAFAALFQAGWFVESIWTQSLVLHMLRTPRAPLLQSRAAWQVSLLTFLGVAVGTAIPFASLGRWLEMSPPPAAFFPWLLAVLVGYLGLVSVVKLRYVRRQAWL; translated from the coding sequence TAAGGCAGACCCAAAAATCCTGACCACGCGGGCCGCTACGAAATGTGCGAAAAATTCTGGACACTACCGTTTTGGGCGCGCCGCCGGCCGCCCCGCGCCTGCGGCCACGCCACAGCAGATCCGCGAGGCTGCCGCGCGCCTTGCCGCGGCGGCCGTTGCCGCGCCGGCGGCCGTCTTGCAAAGCGTGGGTTCGGCCCCCGATGGCCTGGCCGCCGTGCAGATCCCCGCCCGGCGGCAACACTACGGGGCCAATGTTCTGGCCGTGAAAAACCGGGACGGCCTGGGGCGGCGGCTGTGCCGCTCCTTCATCAATCCTTTCAGCGCGGTGCTGCTGGTGCTGGCCTGCGTTTCCTTCATTACGGACTACCTGCTGGCCGCCGCCGGGGAGAAAGACCTTACCGCCGTGCTCATCGTGGCGGGCATGGTGCTGGCGAGCGGCACGCTGCACTTTGTGCAGGAGGCGCGCTCCGGCAACGCCCTGGCCCGGCTGGAGGGCATGGTCAAAACCACCATCGCCGTGCTGCGCGAGGGCCGGGAACGGGAGCTGCCCATTGCCGCCCTGGTGGTGGGCGATGTGGTGCGCCTGGCCGCGGGGGACATGATCCCTGCGGACATGCGCGTCGTCAAAGCCAAGGATCTGTTTGTGAGCCAGGCCTCCCTGACCGGCGAAAGCGGCCCGGTGGAGAAATTTGCCCAGGCCCTGCCGGCAGATCCGGCGCGCCAGAGCCCTCTGGATTGCGACAATCTGGTTTTTCTGGGCAGCAACGTGCTGAGCGGCGCGGCCCACGGGGTGGTGCTGGCCGTGGGCGGGGCGACTCTGTTCGGTTCGCTGGCCCGGCAGCTTTCGGTCACGGCAGCGCCCACCAGCTTCGACACGGGGCTTACCTCCGTTTCCTGGCTGTTGCTGCGGCTTATGGCCTGCATGGCGCCGGTGGTTTTTCTCCTCAACGGCCTGACCAAGGGCGATTGGGTGGAGGCCGCCGTCTTCGCCCTTTCCGTGGCCGTGGGCCTGACGCCGGAGATGCTGCCCACGGTGGTTTCGGCCAACCTGGTGCGCGGGGCCGTGTTTATGGCCCGCAAAAAGGTCATTGTCCGCCGTCTCAACGCCATCCAGAACCTGGGGGCCATGGACGTGCTCTGCACGGACAAGACCGGCACCCTGACTCAGGACAGGATCATTCTGGAATATTCCCGGGATATTCACGGTAACGACGACGATAACGTGCTGCGCTGCGCCTTCCTCAACAGCTGGCTGCAGACGGGCCTCAAAAACCTGCTGGACGCGGCCGTGGTGAGCCACGCCGAAGAAAAACGCATGCAGGACCTGCGCCAGGGCTGCCGCCTGGTGGACGAAATGCCCTTTGATTTCAGCCGTCGGCGCATGAGCGTGGTGGTGGAGAACCAGGGCGGCAACCGCCAGATCATCACCAAGGGCGCGCTGGAAGAGATGCTGGGGGTCTGCGCCTGGGCGCGGGACAAAGGCGCAGACGTGCCCCTGACCCCGGAACTGCGGCGGGAGATCGCGGCCCATGTGCGCCGCTGCAATGCCGACGGCCTGCGGGTGGTGGCCGTGGCCGTGCGCGCTGTGGAGGCTGCGCCCCGCGCCTATACGGTGGCGGACGAGCGGGAGATGACCTTGCTGGGCTTTCTGGCTTTTTTGGATCCGCCCAAGGAATCGGCCGCCAGAGCCGTGAGCGCGCTGGAGGCGCACGGCGTGCGCGTCAAGGTGCTGACCGGCGATAACGACGCCGTAACCCGCAGCGTCTGCCGCCAGGTGGGCCTGCCCGACCGCCGGGCGCTGCTGGGCGCGGATCTGGAAGGCATGGACGCCGCGGCGCTGAGCCGGGCGGTGGAAGAGGCGGACATTTTCGCCAAGCTGAACCCGCTGCAAAAGGCCCGCATTGTCGCCTGCCTGCGCGGCAACGGCCATGTGGTGGGCTTCATGGGCGACGGCATCAACGACGCCCCGGCCATGAAAAATGCGGACGTGGCCGTTTCTGTGGATACGGCCGTGGACGTGGCGCGGGAATCGGCGGGCGTCATTCTGCTGGAAAAAGACCTCACCGTGCTGGAAGCCGGGGTGATGGAAGGCCGCCGCACCTACGTCAATATCCTAAAGTATATCAAAATCACCGTGAGCTCCAATTTCGGCAACATGCTCTCTGTGCTTACGGCCAGCCTTCTGCTGCCTTTTTTGCCCATGACGCCCCTGCAGATCCTGGTGCTCAACCTGCTCTACGATCTTTCCTGCACGGCCATGCCCTGGGACAACGTGGATGCGGATATGCTGGCGCGCCCCAGCGTCTGGAACCGTGGGGGCATCCAGAGCTTCATGCTCTGGTTCGGGCCTGTCAGCTCGTTGTTCGACCTTTGCACCTTTGCCCTGTTGTTCTGGGTCATCTGCCCGGCGGCCATCGGGGGCGGCTGGGCCGGGCTGGACCCTGGCGGGCGCGCGGCCTTTGCCGCCCTGTTCCAGGCGGGCTGGTTTGTGGAATCCATCTGGACCCAGAGTCTGGTGCTGCACATGCTGCGCACGCCGCGGGCCCCCCTGCTGCAAAGCCGCGCCGCCTGGCAGGTGAGCCTGCTGACCTTTCTGGGCGTGGCCGTGGGCACGGCCATCCCCTTTGCCTCCCTGGGGCGCTGGCTGGAAATGAGCCCGCCGCCCGCCGCCTTTTTCCCCTGGTTGCTGGCCGTGCTGGTCGGTTACCTCGGCCTGGTCAGCGTGGTGAAGCTGCGCTATGTGCGGCGTCAGGCCTGGCTGTGA
- a CDS encoding nitroreductase family protein, translating into MVFRLRQTLSLLLSLAALALLPSAPVRAADGAAPRLELPAPDKSGGLPLMQALAQRRSTKRGFSGAPLPPQQLSDLLWATWGVNRADGRRTAPSAMNRQEVEVFVALPDGVWRYDPAHILVRVLEGDKRGAMGGGSLTLLYAAPAASQWSGMHVGSLYQNAGLYCASVGLGSYVHASGLHALDGQLPLPEGWRVLIVQTVGVTQ; encoded by the coding sequence ATGGTTTTTCGTCTGCGTCAGACCCTTTCCCTGCTTTTGTCGTTGGCCGCTCTGGCTTTACTGCCCTCGGCCCCGGTGCGGGCCGCCGACGGGGCCGCGCCGCGCCTGGAGCTGCCCGCGCCGGATAAAAGCGGCGGCCTGCCGCTCATGCAGGCCCTGGCCCAGCGCCGTTCCACCAAGCGCGGCTTCAGCGGCGCGCCCTTGCCGCCGCAGCAGTTGAGCGACTTGCTCTGGGCCACCTGGGGCGTTAACCGGGCGGACGGCCGCCGCACCGCGCCTTCGGCCATGAACCGGCAGGAGGTGGAGGTTTTTGTGGCCCTGCCGGACGGCGTGTGGCGTTACGATCCCGCCCACATTCTGGTCCGGGTGCTGGAGGGCGACAAGCGCGGGGCCATGGGCGGCGGCTCCCTGACCTTGCTTTACGCGGCCCCGGCCGCCAGCCAGTGGTCGGGCATGCATGTGGGTTCGCTCTATCAGAATGCCGGGCTTTACTGCGCTTCCGTCGGGCTGGGCAGCTATGTGCACGCCTCAGGCCTGCACGCCCTGGACGGGCAGCTGCCCCTGCCCGAAGGCTGGCGCGTGCTGATCGTCCAGACGGTGGGCGTGACGCAGTAG
- a CDS encoding aldehyde dehydrogenase family protein — protein sequence MQKPKLQDQYGLYINGEWRPASDGGLFETFCPASGERLAACAEATKEDVDSAVKAATAAWQTWKKVDPIERANLLLRIADIIDANKEHLAMVETLDNGKPIRETLNVDIPMAADHFRYFAGAVRTEEGSATLLDGNTLSLVLREPIGVVGQIVPWNFPFLMAAWKLAPVLASGCCTVFKPSNHTSLSVLELARLLGDTLPKGVFNVVTGRGSRSGQYMLEHPGFRKLAFTGSTDVGRNVGLAAAKRIIPSTLELGGKSANIFFPDCQWDMAMDGLQLGILFNQGQVCCAGSRVFVHEDIYDKFVAEAVERFNRVKVGLPWEPDTQMGAQIYESHLKAILMCVEQGKAEGAAVLCGGERLTDGPLAKGCFMRPTLLGNVNNKMRVAQDEIFGPVAVVIKFKSEEEVIAMANDSIYGLGGAVWTRDINRALRVSRAIETGRMWVNTYNSIPAGAPFGGYKESGLGRETHKVILEHYTQQKNIMINMAEMPTGLYP from the coding sequence ATGCAAAAACCTAAACTGCAGGATCAGTACGGCCTCTACATTAACGGCGAGTGGCGTCCCGCCTCGGACGGCGGCCTTTTTGAGACCTTCTGCCCAGCCAGCGGCGAGCGCCTGGCCGCCTGCGCCGAAGCCACCAAGGAAGACGTGGACAGCGCCGTCAAAGCCGCCACCGCCGCCTGGCAGACCTGGAAGAAGGTTGACCCCATTGAGCGCGCCAACCTGCTCCTGCGCATTGCCGACATCATTGACGCCAATAAAGAACACCTGGCCATGGTGGAAACCCTGGACAACGGCAAGCCCATCCGCGAAACCCTCAATGTGGACATCCCCATGGCGGCGGATCACTTCCGCTACTTCGCCGGGGCCGTGCGCACCGAGGAAGGCAGCGCCACCCTGCTGGACGGCAACACCCTTTCCCTGGTGCTGCGCGAGCCCATCGGCGTGGTAGGCCAAATTGTGCCGTGGAACTTCCCCTTCCTCATGGCCGCCTGGAAGCTGGCCCCGGTGCTGGCATCGGGCTGCTGCACGGTGTTCAAGCCTTCCAACCACACGTCCCTTTCCGTGCTGGAGCTGGCCCGTCTGCTGGGCGACACCCTGCCCAAGGGCGTGTTCAACGTGGTGACCGGGCGCGGTTCGCGCTCCGGCCAGTACATGCTGGAGCACCCCGGCTTCCGCAAGCTGGCCTTCACCGGCTCCACCGACGTGGGGCGCAACGTGGGCCTGGCCGCGGCCAAGCGCATCATCCCCTCCACGCTGGAACTGGGCGGCAAATCCGCCAACATTTTCTTCCCCGACTGCCAGTGGGATATGGCCATGGACGGCCTGCAGCTGGGCATCCTCTTCAACCAGGGGCAGGTCTGCTGCGCTGGTTCGCGCGTCTTTGTGCATGAGGACATTTACGACAAATTCGTGGCCGAAGCCGTGGAGCGCTTTAACCGCGTGAAGGTGGGCCTGCCCTGGGAGCCCGACACGCAGATGGGCGCGCAGATCTACGAATCCCACCTCAAGGCCATCCTCATGTGCGTGGAACAGGGCAAGGCCGAAGGTGCCGCGGTGCTGTGCGGCGGCGAACGCCTTACCGACGGCCCCCTGGCCAAGGGCTGCTTCATGCGGCCTACCCTGCTCGGCAACGTGAACAACAAGATGCGCGTGGCCCAGGACGAAATCTTCGGCCCCGTGGCCGTGGTCATCAAATTCAAGAGCGAAGAAGAAGTGATCGCCATGGCCAACGACAGCATCTACGGCCTGGGCGGCGCTGTCTGGACCCGCGACATCAACCGCGCCCTGCGCGTCTCGCGCGCCATTGAAACGGGCCGCATGTGGGTGAACACCTACAACAGCATCCCGGCGGGCGCGCCCTTCGGCGGGTATAAGGAATCGGGCCTCGGCCGGGAGACCCATAAGGTCATCCTGGAGCACTACACCCAGCAGAAGAACATCATGATCAATATGGCGGAAATGCCCACGGGCCTCTATCCGTAG
- a CDS encoding elongation factor G, with the protein MPTPLEMQRTFALVGTGGCGKTSLAEMLLFNAGAVSRMGAIEEGTTCLDYEPEEVRRRGSVQPTCATYLWNKNRHFLLDIPGDGNFTGDMECLLMGVDAVVFVLDAVDGVRPLTKKFWSMTRAAGLPALMVINKMDRDRADFQMAFDGLTALGVKPVVLQLPIRQGETLVGMADVLAGRAHMFGPDGATAEADIPAALADDVTLLRDVAIENIAESDEELMEKYLEEGSLSPEDLRTGLRAGVLKGELTPVLACAALENKGGKALLAAIEALLPSPLDRPAFVGADGAERAPDPEAPAACFVFKTLADPFAGQLSLLRVLSGTLSGDMNLKNVRSGEGERLGGLLYLLGKTQTPCKEPVGPGALVAVAKLKNTRTGDTLCDEKAPFTLPMPALPPQLITYALAPKEKGEEDKVYAAMQRLLDEDITLRLGRDEENGDILISGMGQLHIELSVEKAKRRFKVDIVLKTPKVPYRETVRGKCQVQGRHKKQSGGRGQFGDCWIEMEGLPRGSGYIFEDAIVGGVIPRQYIPAIDKGVQEAAARGFLAGCQVVDFRVKVYDGSYHTVDSSEMAFKVAGSLAFKKAMESLKPVLLEPIVLLTVSVPDESMGDVIGDLSSRRGKVLGSDSQGGTTEIKAHVPMSEVLRYAPDLRSMTGGQGFFTMEFDHYEEAPQPVAEKVMAEHQKSRGGE; encoded by the coding sequence ATGCCTACTCCACTGGAAATGCAACGCACCTTCGCACTCGTCGGCACCGGCGGCTGCGGCAAAACGTCCCTGGCGGAAATGCTGCTCTTCAACGCCGGGGCCGTAAGCCGCATGGGCGCCATTGAAGAAGGCACCACCTGCCTGGACTACGAACCCGAAGAAGTGCGCCGCCGCGGTTCGGTGCAGCCAACCTGCGCCACCTACCTCTGGAACAAAAACCGCCATTTCCTGCTGGATATTCCCGGTGACGGCAATTTTACGGGCGATATGGAATGCCTGCTTATGGGCGTGGACGCCGTGGTCTTCGTGCTGGACGCCGTGGACGGCGTGCGCCCCCTGACCAAAAAATTCTGGAGCATGACGCGCGCCGCCGGGCTGCCCGCCCTGATGGTCATCAACAAGATGGACCGCGACCGGGCCGACTTTCAGATGGCCTTTGACGGTCTGACCGCCCTGGGCGTCAAGCCCGTGGTCCTGCAGCTGCCCATCCGCCAGGGCGAAACCCTGGTGGGCATGGCCGACGTGCTCGCGGGCCGGGCGCACATGTTTGGCCCCGACGGTGCCACGGCCGAAGCGGACATCCCCGCCGCCCTGGCCGACGACGTGACCCTGCTGCGCGATGTGGCCATTGAGAACATTGCCGAAAGCGACGAAGAACTCATGGAAAAATACCTGGAGGAAGGCAGCCTCAGCCCGGAAGATCTGCGTACCGGCCTGCGCGCGGGCGTGCTCAAAGGCGAGCTGACCCCGGTGCTGGCCTGCGCCGCTCTGGAAAACAAAGGCGGCAAGGCCCTGTTGGCGGCCATTGAGGCCCTGCTGCCCTCCCCCCTGGACCGCCCCGCCTTTGTGGGCGCGGACGGCGCGGAGCGCGCCCCGGATCCCGAAGCTCCGGCGGCCTGCTTTGTCTTCAAAACCCTGGCGGATCCTTTTGCCGGGCAGCTTTCCCTGCTGCGCGTGCTCTCCGGCACGCTCAGCGGCGACATGAACCTCAAAAATGTCCGCAGCGGCGAGGGCGAACGCCTGGGCGGCCTGCTCTACCTGCTGGGCAAAACCCAGACCCCCTGCAAGGAGCCCGTGGGGCCCGGCGCGCTGGTGGCCGTGGCCAAGCTCAAAAACACCCGCACCGGCGATACCCTCTGCGATGAAAAGGCCCCCTTTACCCTGCCCATGCCCGCACTGCCCCCGCAGCTCATTACCTACGCCCTGGCCCCCAAAGAGAAAGGCGAGGAAGACAAGGTCTACGCCGCCATGCAGCGCCTGCTGGACGAAGACATCACCCTGCGCCTGGGCCGCGACGAGGAAAACGGCGACATTCTGATCTCCGGCATGGGCCAGCTGCACATTGAGCTCTCGGTGGAAAAGGCCAAACGCCGCTTTAAGGTGGACATTGTGCTCAAAACGCCCAAGGTGCCCTACCGCGAAACCGTGCGCGGCAAATGCCAGGTGCAGGGCCGCCACAAAAAGCAATCCGGCGGCCGGGGCCAGTTCGGCGACTGCTGGATAGAGATGGAAGGCCTGCCGCGCGGTTCGGGCTATATTTTTGAAGACGCCATCGTGGGCGGCGTCATCCCCCGCCAGTATATCCCGGCCATCGACAAGGGCGTTCAGGAGGCGGCGGCCCGCGGCTTTCTGGCCGGCTGCCAGGTGGTGGACTTCCGCGTCAAAGTTTACGACGGCAGCTACCACACGGTGGATTCCTCCGAAATGGCCTTCAAGGTGGCGGGCTCCCTGGCCTTCAAAAAAGCCATGGAAAGCCTCAAACCCGTGCTGCTGGAGCCCATTGTGCTGCTTACCGTTTCCGTGCCGGATGAAAGCATGGGCGACGTTATCGGCGATCTTTCCTCCCGCCGGGGCAAGGTGCTGGGCTCGGATTCCCAGGGCGGCACCACGGAAATCAAGGCCCATGTGCCCATGAGCGAAGTGCTGCGCTATGCGCCGGACCTGCGCTCCATGACCGGCGGCCAGGGCTTCTTCACCATGGAATTCGACCACTATGAGGAGGCCCCCCAACCCGTGGCGGAAAAGGTCATGGCCGAACACCAGAAGAGCCGGGGCGGCGAATAG
- a CDS encoding bifunctional methionine sulfoxide reductase B/A protein has translation MPPLSPEETAVLLHKATEPPFSGAYVHTAAPGRYCCRQCGTPLFRAEDKFDSGSGWPSFDDTLPGAVRRQPDADGHRAEIVCARCGGHLGHVFAGEGFTPKNTRHCVNSLSLHFVPAGEEAPAVAAAPHGAAEAGLQNADPACTGVAVVAGGCFWGVEDALGRLPGVCTAQSGYTGGHTAEPSYEEVCSGETGHAEAVRLTFNPAAISYEQILRRFFEIHDPTQRNRQGPDVGEQYRSAVFWLDADQKAVALRLLDELRGLGYAVTTQVLPAGPFYPAEPYHQHFARRTGRGVCHMSVPRFSRRAKG, from the coding sequence CTGCCCCCCCTCTCCCCGGAAGAAACCGCCGTATTGCTGCACAAGGCTACAGAACCGCCCTTCAGCGGGGCTTATGTCCACACGGCCGCGCCGGGCCGCTACTGCTGCCGCCAGTGCGGCACGCCCCTGTTCCGCGCTGAAGACAAATTCGACTCCGGCAGCGGCTGGCCCAGCTTTGACGACACCCTGCCCGGGGCCGTGCGCCGCCAGCCCGATGCGGACGGCCACCGCGCGGAAATCGTCTGCGCCCGCTGCGGCGGCCACCTGGGCCATGTGTTTGCGGGCGAGGGCTTTACCCCCAAAAACACCCGGCACTGCGTCAACTCCCTCTCCCTGCACTTTGTGCCCGCCGGCGAAGAAGCGCCCGCTGTGGCCGCCGCCCCGCACGGGGCAGCCGAGGCAGGCCTGCAAAACGCGGATCCTGCCTGCACGGGCGTGGCCGTGGTGGCCGGGGGCTGCTTCTGGGGCGTGGAAGACGCCCTGGGCCGCCTGCCTGGGGTCTGCACGGCGCAGTCCGGCTACACGGGCGGGCACACAGCCGAGCCCAGCTATGAAGAGGTCTGCTCAGGGGAAACGGGCCATGCCGAAGCCGTGCGCCTGACTTTCAACCCGGCCGCAATCAGCTATGAGCAGATCCTGCGCCGCTTTTTTGAAATCCACGACCCCACCCAGCGCAACCGCCAGGGCCCGGACGTGGGGGAGCAGTACCGCTCCGCTGTGTTCTGGCTGGATGCGGACCAGAAGGCCGTGGCCCTGCGCCTGCTGGACGAGCTGCGCGGCCTGGGCTACGCCGTGACCACCCAGGTGCTGCCCGCCGGGCCCTTTTACCCGGCGGAGCCCTACCACCAGCACTTTGCCCGGCGCACGGGGCGGGGGGTCTGCCACATGTCCGTGCCGCGCTTTTCCCGCCGCGCCAAGGGCTGA
- the galE gene encoding UDP-glucose 4-epimerase GalE → MAILVCGGAGYIGSHNVRLLLAHGEDPVVLDNLRTGHRAAVPAGVPLYVGDMRDPAQLDTIFQRHKVEAVLHFAAWSLVGESVERPLPYFNNNIHGMQVLLEAMLRHGADKLVFSSSAAVYGEPAAVPIPEDAPLAPTNPYGESKRIMESMTHWVGLAHGIRAVTLRYFNVAGAWPDGSLGEDHRPESHLVPIILQVPLGLRPHVTVYGDDYPTPDGTCIRDYLDVLELADAHCRALRYLRAGGESVVCNLGNGRGFSVREMIDAARRVTGRDIPVKIGPRRPGDPARLVAAPERARRILGWTARAEVESVIAAAWAWHKSHPHGYEETAP, encoded by the coding sequence ATGGCCATACTGGTATGCGGCGGCGCGGGCTACATCGGCTCTCACAACGTGCGGCTTTTGCTGGCGCACGGCGAAGACCCCGTGGTGCTGGACAACCTGCGCACCGGGCACCGGGCGGCGGTGCCCGCAGGCGTGCCCCTGTATGTGGGCGACATGCGTGATCCCGCCCAACTGGACACCATTTTTCAACGCCACAAGGTAGAAGCCGTGCTGCATTTTGCGGCCTGGTCTTTGGTGGGGGAAAGCGTGGAGCGCCCCCTGCCCTACTTCAACAACAATATCCACGGCATGCAGGTGCTGCTGGAGGCCATGCTGCGCCACGGGGCGGACAAGCTCGTGTTTTCGTCCTCCGCCGCCGTGTACGGCGAGCCCGCCGCCGTGCCCATCCCGGAGGACGCGCCCCTTGCGCCCACCAATCCCTATGGGGAAAGCAAGCGCATTATGGAGAGCATGACCCACTGGGTGGGGCTGGCCCACGGCATCCGCGCCGTAACCCTGCGCTACTTTAACGTGGCCGGGGCCTGGCCCGACGGCAGTCTGGGCGAAGACCACCGGCCCGAAAGCCACCTGGTGCCCATCATCCTGCAGGTGCCCCTGGGCCTGCGGCCCCATGTCACCGTCTACGGCGACGACTACCCCACCCCTGACGGCACCTGCATCCGCGACTACCTGGACGTGCTGGAGCTGGCCGACGCCCACTGCCGCGCCCTGCGCTACCTGCGCGCCGGCGGGGAAAGCGTGGTCTGCAACCTGGGCAACGGACGGGGCTTTTCCGTGCGGGAAATGATCGACGCGGCCCGCCGCGTCACCGGCCGGGACATCCCCGTGAAGATCGGCCCCCGGCGGCCCGGCGACCCCGCCCGCCTGGTGGCCGCGCCGGAACGCGCCCGCCGGATCCTGGGCTGGACCGCCCGCGCCGAGGTGGAAAGCGTCATCGCCGCGGCCTGGGCCTGGCACAAAAGCCACCCCCACGGCTATGAGGAGACTGCCCCATGA
- a CDS encoding efflux transporter outer membrane subunit encodes MDTPRVNVALALVLAFWLSACSLAPDYQRPAAPMPSAVTEAGYGPDAAARAPGQTVDITAPGWRDFFKDAQLQALLDEGLRRNRDLKLAVLAVAEARAQYGVQRAERLPQLSLDGSDTVSGSFYDQPKDKFAPMLTIPAFELDFFGRVKNLSGAALERYLASEEAARAAQISLVAQIAQSWADLRLAKESLQLARKTVQSWEASYAFMGNRLRSGQASVLELEQARGAAASARAALAQQEQEAVRAANALSLLLGSFEKRDLPPAAPLAEQATAPLPESLSSSVLLRRPDVLEAEHNLKAANADIGAARAAFFPIISLTGSAGYASGALASLFDGAASVWTFVPRLVLPIFTAGRNKANLDLAEVRKESSVTTYEKTLQTAFREVADALMTRRYYAGQLAAQQEYLAAQRRVLALASGRYASGTISYLEVLDAQRTVYAAEQALLTIRRNQLVNDSNLYAALGGGLAAQTAAPAARP; translated from the coding sequence ATGGATACTCCGCGAGTAAACGTCGCGTTGGCGCTTGTGCTGGCGTTCTGGCTTTCCGCCTGCTCGCTTGCGCCGGACTACCAGCGTCCGGCGGCCCCCATGCCGTCCGCGGTGACGGAGGCGGGCTACGGCCCCGACGCCGCGGCCCGGGCTCCGGGGCAGACTGTGGATATAACGGCCCCGGGCTGGCGTGACTTCTTTAAGGACGCGCAGCTGCAGGCGCTGCTGGACGAAGGCCTGCGCCGCAACCGCGACCTGAAGCTGGCCGTGCTGGCCGTGGCCGAAGCCCGCGCCCAGTACGGCGTGCAGCGGGCCGAGCGCCTGCCCCAGCTCAGCCTGGACGGCAGCGATACGGTTTCCGGCTCCTTTTATGACCAACCCAAGGACAAGTTCGCGCCCATGCTGACCATTCCGGCTTTTGAGCTGGATTTCTTCGGCAGGGTGAAAAACCTGAGCGGCGCGGCCCTGGAGCGTTACCTCGCCAGCGAGGAAGCGGCCAGAGCGGCGCAGATCAGCCTGGTGGCGCAGATAGCCCAAAGCTGGGCGGATTTGCGCCTGGCCAAGGAAAGCCTGCAGCTGGCCCGCAAAACCGTGCAGAGCTGGGAGGCCTCCTACGCCTTTATGGGGAACCGGCTGCGTTCCGGCCAGGCCTCCGTGCTGGAGCTGGAGCAGGCCCGCGGCGCGGCGGCTTCGGCCAGGGCGGCTTTGGCCCAGCAGGAGCAGGAAGCCGTGCGGGCCGCCAATGCCCTTTCCCTGCTGCTGGGCAGCTTTGAAAAACGGGATCTGCCCCCGGCCGCGCCCCTGGCGGAACAGGCCACGGCGCCCCTGCCGGAGAGCCTCTCCTCCTCCGTGCTGCTGCGGCGGCCCGACGTGCTGGAAGCCGAACATAATCTCAAGGCCGCCAATGCGGACATTGGCGCGGCGCGGGCGGCCTTCTTTCCCATCATCAGCCTTACGGGCAGCGCGGGCTATGCCAGCGGCGCGCTGGCGAGCCTGTTCGACGGCGCGGCCTCGGTCTGGACCTTTGTGCCGCGTCTGGTCCTGCCCATTTTTACGGCGGGGCGCAACAAGGCCAACCTGGATCTGGCCGAGGTGCGGAAAGAAAGCTCCGTGACGACCTACGAAAAAACCCTGCAGACGGCCTTCCGCGAGGTGGCGGATGCGCTCATGACCCGGCGTTATTATGCCGGGCAGCTGGCCGCGCAGCAGGAATACCTGGCCGCGCAGCGCCGGGTGCTGGCCCTGGCCTCCGGCCGCTACGCCAGCGGGACCATCAGTTACCTGGAGGTGCTGGACGCGCAGCGCACGGTCTATGCCGCCGAGCAGGCCCTGCTGACCATCCGGCGCAACCAGCTGGTTAACGACAGCAACCTTTACGCCGCCCTGGGCGGGGGCCTTGCGGCGCAAACCGCCGCCCCCGCCGCGCGGCCCTGA
- a CDS encoding copper-binding protein → MNTRTFAFASALALTLAFGFAPANASAAQDMEHAAHTAAPAADMAQGGQMEGMNHAPDAARAGQVYTAQGTLMSVDAAAPKAVIKHTPVAALGWPAMTMGFAVEDADLLAGLKPGDAVRFDFRMEGTKAVIVDLERR, encoded by the coding sequence ATGAATACCCGTACCTTCGCTTTCGCTTCCGCTCTGGCCCTGACCCTTGCCTTCGGCTTTGCCCCCGCCAACGCCTCTGCGGCGCAGGACATGGAGCACGCGGCCCACACTGCGGCCCCGGCCGCCGACATGGCCCAGGGCGGCCAGATGGAGGGCATGAACCACGCGCCCGACGCGGCCCGCGCCGGGCAGGTCTATACCGCCCAGGGCACACTGATGAGCGTGGACGCGGCCGCGCCCAAGGCCGTCATCAAGCACACGCCTGTGGCGGCCCTGGGCTGGCCGGCCATGACCATGGGCTTTGCCGTGGAGGACGCCGACCTGCTGGCGGGCCTCAAGCCCGGCGACGCCGTGCGCTTTGACTTCCGCATGGAAGGAACCAAGGCCGTCATCGTGGATCTGGAACGCCGCTAA